From the genome of Candidatus Fusobacterium pullicola, one region includes:
- a CDS encoding nicotinate phosphoribosyltransferase: MNKSRVLTDFARVINSDRYQYTESDIFLMENMQERIAVFDVYFRKTQDGGFAVVAGVQEVINLIEILNSTSEEEKRMYFSEILEEEHLVEYLSKLKFTGDILAMRDGEIAYPNEPVLTVKAPLIQAKILETPILNIINMQMAIATKASRVTRAAYPIAVSSFGSRRAHGFDSAVAGNKAAVIGGCVNHSNLMTEYKYGIPSVGTMAHSYVQTFGVGSNAERTAFETFIKHRKNRGKNSLILLIDTYNTLGMGIKNAIEAFKNCGIDDSYEGMYGVRIDSGDLAYLSKKCRVLLDEAGLKKAKIVLTNSLNEELIRSLREQGACADLYGVGDEIAVSKSNPCFGGVYKIVQIDENPVIKLSEDIVKISNPGFKEVYRIYDKNELAYADLITLVNNDMDKELLIKGETLTIRDEKYEFKSSTLKKGEYTVKKLTRDYVINGEIVMTEYEKLFDIMSSQRYYLDSLEKVSVERKRLENPHNYKVDLSSDLIELKYNLIKGIKAEIEK; encoded by the coding sequence ATGAATAAATCAAGAGTACTAACAGATTTTGCTAGAGTTATTAATTCAGATAGATATCAGTACACAGAGAGCGACATCTTTTTAATGGAAAATATGCAAGAGAGAATAGCAGTATTTGATGTATATTTTAGAAAGACGCAAGATGGAGGTTTTGCTGTTGTAGCAGGAGTACAAGAGGTAATTAATTTAATTGAAATTTTAAATAGTACATCTGAAGAAGAGAAAAGAATGTATTTTTCTGAAATCTTAGAGGAAGAACATCTAGTTGAATATCTTTCAAAATTAAAGTTTACTGGAGATATATTAGCTATGAGAGATGGAGAGATAGCATATCCAAATGAGCCAGTTCTTACTGTAAAAGCTCCATTAATTCAAGCTAAAATATTAGAGACACCAATATTGAATATAATTAATATGCAAATGGCAATAGCAACAAAAGCATCAAGAGTTACAAGAGCTGCTTATCCAATAGCTGTATCATCTTTTGGAAGTAGAAGAGCTCATGGATTTGATAGTGCTGTAGCTGGAAATAAAGCAGCAGTAATAGGTGGATGTGTAAATCACTCTAATCTTATGACTGAATATAAATATGGTATACCTAGTGTAGGAACTATGGCACATTCATATGTACAAACTTTTGGAGTAGGAAGTAATGCAGAAAGAACAGCTTTTGAAACTTTTATAAAACATAGAAAAAATCGTGGAAAAAATAGTCTTATTTTATTAATAGATACATACAATACATTAGGAATGGGGATAAAAAATGCTATAGAAGCATTTAAAAATTGTGGAATAGATGATTCCTATGAGGGAATGTATGGAGTGAGAATAGATTCTGGAGACTTAGCATATCTATCGAAGAAATGTAGAGTACTATTAGATGAGGCAGGTTTAAAAAAAGCTAAAATTGTTTTAACTAACTCTTTAAATGAGGAGCTTATTCGTTCTTTAAGAGAGCAGGGGGCATGTGCAGATCTTTATGGAGTGGGAGATGAGATAGCTGTAAGTAAATCTAATCCTTGTTTTGGAGGGGTTTATAAAATTGTTCAAATAGATGAAAATCCAGTAATCAAACTTTCAGAAGATATCGTAAAAATATCTAATCCGGGATTTAAAGAAGTATATAGAATTTATGATAAAAATGAGCTTGCTTATGCTGATTTAATAACTCTTGTAAATAACGATATGGATAAAGAGCTATTAATAAAAGGAGAAACTCTCACTATAAGAGATGAAAAATACGAGTTTAAATCAAGTACCTTAAAAAAGGGCGAGTATACTGTAAAGAAATTGACAAGAGATTATGTTATAAATGGAGAGATTGTAATGACAGAGTACGAAAAATTATTTGATATAATGTCATCACAAAGATATTATTTAGATAGTCTTGAGAAGGTATCTGTTGAAAGAAAAAGACTAGAAAATCCACATAATTATAAGGTAGATCTATCATCTGACTTAATAGAATTAAAGTATAATTTAATAAAAGGAATAAAAGCTGAAATAGAAAAATAA
- a CDS encoding DUF4325 domain-containing protein: protein MKLILKKILNTSVLASPKKAFQLCKIIAKRVKLGKSINIDFLGIQATTLSFLYIVFSNVAKECNKSAKELKALISISNASYNLIEEMKYLRDNYKKLSLQFSAIEYDYS, encoded by the coding sequence ATGAAGCTCATATTAAAAAAAATACTAAATACTTCTGTTCTTGCTTCACCAAAAAAAGCATTTCAGTTGTGTAAAATAATTGCAAAAAGAGTAAAGTTAGGTAAAAGTATTAATATTGATTTTTTAGGAATTCAAGCTACAACACTTTCATTCCTTTACATAGTTTTTAGTAACGTTGCCAAAGAGTGTAACAAAAGTGCTAAGGAATTAAAAGCTCTTATCTCTATTTCAAATGCTTCTTATAATCTGATTGAAGAGATGAAATATTTGAGAGATAATTATAAAAAACTTAGCTTACAATTCTCAGCTATTGAGTATGATTACTCCTAA
- a CDS encoding YbhB/YbcL family Raf kinase inhibitor-like protein yields MKKSLLAGLFILGVSAFGFELKSSGIENGYIKEKYGQYGTENIKGMPSLSLPLEWKDVPKGTKSFALVMEDYDAIPVTGFSWIHWTTIIPGNLTKLDENASLTNKEIIQGVNSWVSSMGGLSKAEASHFGGPAPPDKEHTYKITIYALDKEVKLKSGYYLNELYKEMKGHILDSATLEGKYKTK; encoded by the coding sequence ATGAAAAAGAGCTTATTAGCAGGATTATTTATTTTAGGTGTATCAGCTTTTGGATTTGAGCTTAAAAGTTCTGGAATAGAAAACGGGTATATAAAAGAAAAATATGGACAATATGGAACAGAAAATATAAAAGGAATGCCATCACTTTCATTACCACTAGAGTGGAAAGATGTACCTAAGGGAACAAAAAGTTTTGCATTAGTAATGGAAGATTATGATGCTATACCAGTAACTGGATTTTCATGGATACACTGGACAACTATTATTCCTGGAAATTTAACAAAGTTAGATGAGAATGCTAGTTTAACTAATAAGGAGATAATTCAAGGGGTTAATAGCTGGGTATCTTCAATGGGAGGATTAAGTAAAGCAGAGGCTTCACATTTTGGTGGACCAGCTCCTCCAGATAAAGAGCATACATACAAGATAACTATATATGCTCTAGATAAAGAGGTAAAATTAAAAAGTGGATACTATTTAAATGAGTTATATAAAGAGATGAAAGGGCATATCTTAGATAGTGCTACATTAGAAGGAAAATATAAAACAAAATAG
- a CDS encoding AI-2E family transporter, producing MIKAKGIKIISIGVILIVIQSFLQQYDTFHELYSKYIGYLVPVIHAFFITIFLEPIVSIIEKKFKMKRVVAVIVTILLVFSLIGIFIAIIAPQVIESIKDLYGKLPVMQVQLEKYTSELIEFLKSKGLLLLGDTEIKTSITNFIKENMRYFQNFGISVLWNIMWWGIALTKFVIGFFLAFLILIDKEYFIKFISNILSLIFTKEKAKGIMGFLGESREILLKFVWGRIIVSIAVGIITFLVMFVTGTPYALLSGMMIGMGNMIPYVGSIVAGSIAILLVGLAEPFKLIFLGIAILVAQAVDGWVIGPKIVSETVGMRIFWVVVSILIGGSLFGPVGMFFGVPVFGMIKLICTKILNKKEELITDDK from the coding sequence ATGATAAAAGCAAAAGGAATAAAAATAATAAGTATTGGAGTAATTTTAATAGTTATCCAGAGTTTTTTACAGCAATATGACACGTTTCATGAATTATATAGCAAATATATAGGATATCTAGTGCCAGTAATTCATGCTTTCTTTATAACTATATTCTTAGAGCCAATAGTGAGTATAATCGAAAAAAAATTTAAAATGAAAAGAGTTGTTGCTGTGATAGTGACAATACTTTTAGTATTTAGTTTAATAGGAATTTTTATAGCTATTATAGCTCCACAAGTTATAGAGAGTATTAAAGATCTATATGGAAAACTTCCAGTAATGCAGGTACAATTAGAGAAATATACAAGTGAACTGATAGAGTTTTTAAAATCAAAAGGGCTACTATTATTAGGTGATACTGAGATAAAAACAAGTATTACAAATTTTATAAAGGAAAATATGAGATATTTTCAAAATTTTGGAATATCAGTTTTATGGAATATTATGTGGTGGGGAATAGCTCTAACTAAATTTGTTATAGGATTTTTCTTAGCTTTTTTAATACTTATAGATAAGGAGTATTTTATAAAATTTATTAGTAATATTCTGTCACTAATTTTTACTAAGGAAAAAGCTAAAGGAATAATGGGATTCTTAGGAGAATCAAGAGAGATTTTATTAAAATTTGTATGGGGAAGAATTATAGTATCGATTGCAGTAGGGATAATAACATTTTTAGTAATGTTTGTAACAGGTACTCCATACGCTCTTTTAAGTGGAATGATGATAGGAATGGGAAATATGATTCCATATGTTGGATCTATTGTAGCTGGAAGTATTGCTATTCTATTAGTTGGATTAGCAGAACCTTTTAAATTGATATTTTTAGGAATAGCTATTTTAGTAGCTCAAGCTGTTGATGGATGGGTAATAGGTCCAAAAATTGTAAGTGAAACAGTAGGAATGAGAATTTTTTGGGTAGTTGTTTCTATACTTATAGGAGGTAGCCTATTTGGACCAGTGGGAATGTTTTTTGGAGTACCAGTATTTGGAATGATAAAATTAATTTGTACAAAAATTTTAAATAAAAAAGAGGAGTTAATAACTGATGATAAATAA
- the dtd gene encoding D-tyrosyl-tRNA(Tyr) deacylase, translating into MRAVVQRVKYSSVTVNGEIVGKIDKGLLVLLGVTHTDSEKEINWLAKKIKDLRIFEDQDGKMNLGLEEINGELLIISQFTLYGDCIKGRRPGFVDAAKPDLAKPLYEKFLEKCRSFGIKTEAGIFGADMKVELLNDGPVTLIIDTKDVANLK; encoded by the coding sequence ATGAGAGCAGTTGTACAAAGAGTTAAATATTCAAGTGTTACAGTAAATGGAGAAATCGTTGGAAAAATAGATAAAGGACTTTTAGTTCTACTAGGAGTAACTCATACAGATAGTGAAAAAGAGATTAATTGGCTAGCTAAAAAAATAAAGGATCTAAGAATTTTTGAAGATCAAGATGGAAAAATGAATCTTGGACTAGAAGAGATTAATGGGGAACTTCTTATTATATCTCAGTTCACTCTATATGGTGATTGTATCAAAGGACGTCGTCCCGGATTTGTTGATGCTGCTAAACCAGATTTAGCTAAACCATTATATGAGAAGTTTTTAGAAAAATGTAGAAGTTTTGGAATAAAAACAGAAGCTGGAATATTTGGAGCAGATATGAAAGTTGAGCTTTTAAATGATGGTCCAGTAACTCTTATCATTGATACTAAAGATGTAGCTAATTTAAAATAA
- a CDS encoding helix-turn-helix transcriptional regulator → MREITCPLEAIFHILRGKWAPMIVWRSRLGNQRLTDLKKDILNCNEKMLIQHINELLEYGVLEKIEYDVYPKHTEYKLTEFGWSLIPVLAKFQELGIGYLQNSKLLTK, encoded by the coding sequence GTGAGAGAGATAACTTGTCCATTAGAGGCAATTTTTCATATATTAAGAGGTAAATGGGCACCTATGATAGTATGGAGAAGCAGACTTGGAAACCAGAGATTAACTGATTTAAAAAAAGATATACTTAACTGTAATGAAAAAATGTTAATTCAACATATAAATGAGCTATTGGAGTATGGAGTACTTGAAAAGATAGAGTATGATGTTTATCCTAAGCATACAGAGTATAAATTAACTGAGTTTGGCTGGAGTCTGATTCCAGTTTTAGCAAAATTTCAAGAACTGGGGATAGGATACTTACAAAATAGTAAGTTATTAACAAAGTAA
- a CDS encoding SpoIID/LytB domain-containing protein: protein MKILKQLSATIVIGIALAGCSSTETYREVGGVPYKVEKSRVESGDYTLDSSFFKKRGLPIPNSFKGKSVDYLIARNDTLKKHGYDFFEGVEEKKALKFYKDLDVRGYGDNSPYWRWKIGLDKDEFFNAIKNNLPSVYRGRPAEVLTLSNGQWKSLKITESSVGKIVNVEVAGRGKSGVVTYLLVTTSSNKYLVAKELNIRKLFSLTKTTTKSSGDIVMYGARGGNRKYQDAPVSRNISLLPSGYFAIEYTGGRANIYGGGYGHGVGMGQYTAFDLSKNHGYTYKEILSRHYPNSQLKDMYSIKGVEKTINVGITTNNSLDHSKITLYSNNKIRIDGAGFKIDVPAKQKIVIVNNGDRLWVSVDGKHRVKTVNPLEITAHGYYITLEGLKKGHTTTPRYRGDMIIKPSTTNSKKIRVINKVKIEDYLKQVVPSEMPESFGIEALKAQAVAARTYALSDYLKNKYKKDGFHVKDTTESQVYNNAKENKSSIKAIEATSGKVLLRDGKPIDAKYFSTSSGFTEAANYIW from the coding sequence ATGAAAATTTTAAAACAATTATCAGCTACAATAGTTATTGGGATAGCTTTGGCAGGTTGTAGTTCTACTGAAACTTATCGTGAGGTAGGTGGAGTACCTTATAAGGTTGAGAAGAGTAGAGTAGAGAGTGGAGATTATACGTTAGATAGTAGCTTTTTTAAGAAAAGAGGTTTACCAATTCCAAATAGTTTTAAAGGAAAGAGTGTAGATTATCTTATAGCTAGAAATGATACTTTAAAAAAACATGGATATGATTTTTTTGAGGGAGTAGAGGAGAAAAAAGCTTTAAAGTTCTATAAGGATTTAGATGTAAGAGGATATGGAGATAACTCTCCATATTGGAGATGGAAAATAGGATTAGATAAAGATGAGTTTTTTAATGCTATAAAAAATAATTTACCATCAGTTTATAGAGGAAGACCAGCTGAAGTTTTGACTTTATCTAATGGACAGTGGAAATCTTTGAAGATAACAGAGAGTAGTGTTGGAAAGATAGTAAATGTAGAGGTAGCAGGAAGAGGAAAATCAGGAGTAGTAACTTATCTACTTGTAACAACAAGCAGTAACAAATATTTAGTAGCAAAAGAATTAAATATTAGAAAGCTATTCTCTCTTACAAAGACTACAACAAAGAGTAGTGGCGATATAGTAATGTATGGAGCTAGAGGGGGAAATAGAAAGTATCAGGATGCTCCAGTGAGTAGAAATATTTCTCTTTTACCATCAGGATATTTTGCAATTGAATATACAGGTGGAAGAGCAAATATCTATGGTGGAGGATATGGACATGGAGTAGGGATGGGACAGTATACAGCTTTTGATCTATCTAAGAACCATGGATATACATATAAGGAGATACTATCAAGACACTATCCCAACTCTCAATTAAAGGATATGTATTCTATTAAAGGTGTCGAAAAAACAATAAATGTAGGAATAACTACCAATAACTCTTTAGATCATAGTAAAATTACACTTTATAGTAATAATAAAATAAGAATAGATGGAGCTGGATTTAAAATAGATGTACCAGCTAAACAAAAAATTGTAATAGTAAATAATGGAGATAGACTTTGGGTAAGTGTCGATGGAAAACACAGAGTAAAAACAGTAAATCCTTTGGAAATAACAGCTCATGGGTATTATATAACTTTAGAAGGGCTTAAAAAGGGACATACAACTACACCTAGATACAGAGGAGATATGATTATTAAGCCATCAACGACTAATTCAAAAAAAATAAGAGTTATAAACAAGGTAAAGATAGAGGATTACTTAAAACAAGTTGTTCCTAGTGAGATGCCAGAGAGTTTTGGTATAGAAGCACTAAAAGCACAGGCTGTAGCAGCTAGAACTTATGCACTAAGTGATTATTTAAAAAATAAATATAAAAAAGATGGATTTCATGTAAAAGATACAACTGAAAGTCAGGTATATAATAATGCCAAGGAGAACAAGAGTTCTATAAAAGCTATAGAAGCAACTTCAGGAAAAGTTTTATTGAGAGATGGAAAGCCAATAGATGCTAAATATTTCTCAACTTCATCTGGATTTACAGAGGCAGCTAATTACATTTGGTAG
- a CDS encoding peptidylprolyl isomerase codes for MVLNAKIKTAKGDINLKLFPEVAPMTVTNFVHLAKRGYYNGLKFHRVISDFMIQGGDPTGTGAGGPGYQFGDEFKKEVVFDRKGLLAMANAGPNTNGSQFFITHVPTEWLNYKHTIFGEVISEEDQKVVDSIAQGDIMETIEISGDVDAFLEAQAELVKNIDDILAQTMPELGK; via the coding sequence ATAGTATTAAACGCTAAAATAAAAACTGCTAAGGGGGATATAAATTTAAAATTATTTCCAGAAGTAGCACCAATGACAGTTACTAACTTTGTACACTTAGCAAAAAGAGGATATTACAATGGATTAAAATTTCATAGAGTAATATCAGACTTTATGATTCAAGGGGGAGACCCTACAGGAACAGGTGCTGGTGGACCTGGATACCAATTTGGTGATGAATTTAAAAAAGAGGTAGTATTTGATAGAAAAGGACTATTAGCTATGGCTAATGCAGGACCAAATACAAATGGATCACAATTCTTTATAACTCATGTACCAACAGAGTGGTTAAACTATAAGCATACTATATTTGGAGAAGTTATATCTGAAGAGGATCAAAAAGTAGTTGATAGCATAGCTCAAGGAGATATAATGGAAACTATAGAGATATCTGGAGATGTAGATGCTTTCTTAGAAGCTCAAGCTGAGTTAGTAAAAAATATAGATGATATTTTAGCTCAAACTATGCCAGAGTTAGGAAAATAA
- a CDS encoding HAD family phosphatase — protein sequence MIKNIIFDLGNVLISYEPESFIEKYVKEKNREKFYEVVFKSKEWLALDRGTLEYDEAFEIFSQKLPDEIESLRRLLKNNIQDVLFPLETNLNLLEELKKKYNLYILSNFHRESFLEIAKKCNFSNYFKGGVISYEVKLLKPEKEIYESILKKYNLIPEETLFIDDTQANVEAAQKMGIKIIHLREKNKLKEELLKKGIEL from the coding sequence ATGATAAAAAATATTATTTTTGATTTAGGAAATGTGCTAATCTCATATGAGCCAGAGAGCTTTATAGAGAAATATGTGAAAGAGAAAAATCGTGAAAAATTTTATGAGGTAGTTTTTAAGAGTAAAGAGTGGTTAGCTTTAGATAGGGGAACTCTTGAGTATGATGAAGCTTTTGAGATATTTTCACAAAAATTGCCAGATGAGATAGAGAGCCTTAGAAGATTATTGAAGAATAATATTCAAGATGTACTTTTTCCATTAGAAACAAATTTAAATCTTTTAGAAGAGTTAAAGAAAAAATATAACTTGTATATTCTTTCAAATTTTCATAGAGAATCTTTTTTAGAGATAGCAAAAAAATGCAATTTTAGTAATTATTTTAAAGGTGGGGTTATATCATACGAGGTTAAGTTATTAAAACCGGAAAAAGAGATATATGAGAGTATTTTAAAGAAATATAACTTAATACCAGAAGAGACTCTGTTTATAGATGATACTCAAGCTAATGTAGAGGCAGCTCAAAAAATGGGAATAAAAATAATTCATTTGAGAGAAAAGAATAAATTAAAAGAGGAGTTATTAAAAAAAGGAATAGAGTTATAA
- a CDS encoding class I SAM-dependent RNA methyltransferase: MINKVTLIASTTMGVESIVRDECIALDFENVKAFNGRVEFDGTLRDIAKANIHLRCADRVFIKMGEFKALTFDELFNNIKRLPWGDIIEENGEFPVSWVSSVKSKLFSKSDIQKITKKAIVEKMKEKYGKSYFYEDGAKFAIKIQAHNDIFLVMIDTSGEPLHKRGYRAIKNEAPIKETMAAALVLLSRWNGGELPLVDPMCGTGTLLIEAAMIARNIAPGANRNFASEDWKLIPENDWVDVRDEAFSMENYEKEVKIYGSDIDADTIEIARKNIVKAGVEDDIHLECQNFLDMERNEEYGALITNPPYGDRLLDEEAVERLYGLLGDICRMRIPKWSYYVITSHKGFEKAFGKKATKNRKLYNGGIECHFYQYYGERNGKKRV; the protein is encoded by the coding sequence ATGATAAATAAGGTAACTTTAATAGCATCTACTACTATGGGAGTAGAGAGTATAGTGAGAGATGAATGTATAGCTTTAGATTTTGAGAATGTAAAAGCTTTCAATGGAAGAGTAGAGTTCGATGGAACATTGAGAGATATAGCTAAAGCTAACATACACCTTAGATGTGCAGATAGAGTTTTTATTAAGATGGGAGAGTTTAAAGCACTTACCTTTGATGAACTATTTAACAATATAAAAAGGCTTCCATGGGGAGATATTATAGAGGAAAATGGGGAGTTTCCAGTAAGCTGGGTAAGTTCTGTAAAATCTAAGTTATTCTCTAAATCAGATATACAAAAAATTACAAAAAAAGCAATAGTTGAGAAAATGAAAGAGAAATATGGAAAGAGCTATTTTTATGAAGATGGAGCAAAATTTGCTATAAAAATTCAAGCTCACAATGATATTTTTCTAGTAATGATTGACACAAGTGGTGAACCTCTTCATAAGAGAGGATATAGAGCTATAAAAAATGAAGCTCCTATAAAAGAGACTATGGCGGCAGCTCTTGTACTACTTTCTAGATGGAATGGGGGAGAATTACCACTAGTAGACCCTATGTGTGGAACAGGAACTCTTTTAATAGAGGCTGCTATGATAGCTAGAAATATAGCTCCTGGAGCAAATAGAAATTTTGCCTCTGAAGACTGGAAATTGATTCCAGAGAATGATTGGGTAGATGTGAGAGATGAAGCTTTTTCAATGGAAAATTATGAAAAAGAGGTAAAAATATATGGTTCAGATATAGATGCTGATACTATAGAGATAGCTAGAAAGAATATAGTTAAAGCTGGAGTAGAAGATGATATCCATTTAGAGTGTCAAAACTTTTTAGATATGGAGAGAAATGAGGAGTATGGAGCTTTAATAACTAACCCACCATATGGAGATAGACTTCTTGATGAGGAGGCAGTAGAGAGATTGTATGGCTTATTAGGGGATATATGTAGAATGAGAATACCAAAATGGTCGTATTATGTAATCACCTCTCATAAAGGCTTTGAGAAAGCTTTTGGAAAGAAAGCTACAAAAAATAGAAAATTATATAATGGTGGAATTGAGTGCCACTTCTATCAATATTATGGAGAGAGAAATGGAAAGAAAAGAGTGTAA
- a CDS encoding NusG domain II-containing protein, translated as MKKRKYFRIGDLIIYLFFILFFYFLGIKVMELGDEKPSKVEIYVDGNLKYVYPLQKEEKDIFVDTVLGGVNVKLKDNMVRVTSSNSPRKINVKRGWISSPGEVIIGIPDRLLIKIVGQKTNSDEELDYIIR; from the coding sequence ATGAAAAAAAGAAAGTATTTTAGAATAGGGGACTTAATAATATATCTATTTTTTATACTATTTTTTTACTTTTTAGGAATTAAAGTTATGGAGCTTGGTGATGAAAAACCTTCAAAAGTAGAGATTTATGTAGATGGAAATTTAAAATATGTGTACCCATTACAGAAAGAGGAAAAAGATATATTTGTAGATACAGTATTAGGTGGAGTTAATGTTAAATTAAAAGATAATATGGTAAGGGTAACTAGTTCAAACTCACCAAGAAAGATAAATGTAAAAAGAGGGTGGATAAGTTCACCGGGTGAGGTTATAATAGGAATTCCTGATAGACTTTTAATAAAAATTGTAGGGCAGAAAACAAATAGTGATGAAGAATTAGACTATATTATAAGGTAG
- a CDS encoding toxin-antitoxin system YwqK family antitoxin → MKLNLFILLILASSITFSASKSAYDYEVVEKKGVLYLKKDNSPFTGKVILKKDRNFYVNGKPQGKWLTFYSNGNLKSIENWKNGKLFGKYVLYQENGIKIFETTYLNGKDNGDYFLYHENGQLQVQGRFKNGIPKGTWKYYNQKGKLVGKAIYPED, encoded by the coding sequence GTGAAACTTAATTTGTTTATCTTGCTAATATTAGCAAGCTCTATAACATTTTCAGCCTCAAAAAGTGCTTATGATTATGAGGTTGTTGAAAAAAAAGGTGTTTTATACCTAAAAAAAGATAATTCTCCTTTTACAGGGAAAGTTATTTTAAAAAAAGATCGTAATTTTTATGTTAATGGAAAACCTCAGGGAAAATGGCTTACTTTTTACTCTAATGGTAATTTAAAGTCTATTGAAAATTGGAAAAATGGAAAGCTTTTTGGAAAATATGTTCTTTACCAAGAGAATGGAATAAAAATTTTTGAAACTACCTACCTTAATGGAAAAGATAATGGAGACTATTTTCTTTACCATGAAAATGGACAATTACAAGTACAGGGAAGATTTAAAAATGGTATTCCAAAAGGAACTTGGAAATATTATAACCAAAAGGGAAAATTAGTTGGTAAAGCTATCTATCCTGAAGATTAG
- a CDS encoding phosphatidylserine decarboxylase, translating to MEFKKIEYIERKTGEIKVEKVPGEKYLKFLYYNPLGELPLNLVVKKKFLTEYYGKKMDKPESVKKIPSFIEQADINIAEAKKRVEEFKSFNDFFYRELKEGARTVDYRENVLASPADGKILAFENLDREKEFYIKGDKFTLEEFFADKKLANKYKNGVFMIIRLAPIDYHRFHFPADGEISESKLIDGVYYSVSTYAIKKNFRILCENKREYSILKTEKFGDIAMFEVGATMVGGIKQSYKSNSYVKKGEEKGYFYFGGSTCVLVFERGKVKIDEDLLENTKKGIETKVYMGEKIGISLN from the coding sequence ATGGAGTTCAAAAAAATAGAGTATATAGAGAGAAAAACAGGAGAGATAAAAGTAGAAAAAGTTCCCGGAGAGAAGTATCTTAAATTTTTGTATTATAATCCTCTAGGAGAGTTACCACTAAATTTGGTGGTAAAAAAGAAGTTTTTAACTGAATATTATGGAAAAAAAATGGATAAACCAGAATCAGTAAAAAAAATACCTAGCTTTATAGAGCAAGCTGATATCAATATAGCAGAAGCTAAAAAAAGAGTTGAAGAGTTTAAATCTTTTAATGATTTTTTCTATAGAGAGTTAAAAGAAGGGGCTAGAACTGTAGATTATAGAGAAAATGTTTTGGCTTCACCAGCAGATGGAAAAATTTTAGCCTTTGAAAATTTAGATAGGGAAAAAGAGTTTTATATAAAAGGGGATAAATTTACTCTTGAAGAATTTTTTGCGGATAAAAAGTTAGCAAATAAGTATAAAAATGGAGTCTTTATGATAATAAGACTTGCTCCTATAGATTATCATAGATTTCACTTTCCAGCAGATGGTGAAATAAGTGAGAGTAAATTAATAGATGGAGTATACTATTCTGTATCAACTTATGCTATAAAGAAAAATTTTAGAATTTTATGTGAAAACAAAAGAGAGTATTCAATTTTAAAAACAGAAAAATTTGGAGATATAGCTATGTTTGAAGTAGGAGCTACTATGGTAGGTGGAATAAAACAAAGTTATAAATCGAATAGTTATGTAAAGAAAGGTGAAGAGAAGGGATATTTTTACTTTGGAGGCTCAACATGTGTTCTTGTTTTTGAAAGGGGAAAAGTAAAGATAGATGAGGATCTATTAGAAAATACTAAAAAAGGAATAGAAACAAAGGTATATATGGGAGAGAAGATAGGAATATCTTTAAACTAG
- the mgsA gene encoding methylglyoxal synthase produces the protein MKKIALIAHDNMKNDLVEFSKKHADFFKKYPLVATGTTGKRIAEATGLEIHRYQSGPIGGDQQIGADIAMNEIEAVFFFRDPLTAQPHEPDISALIRLADVHKIPIATNQSTAELLVSALKLK, from the coding sequence ATGAAAAAAATCGCTCTTATAGCGCATGACAACATGAAAAATGATCTTGTTGAATTTAGCAAAAAACATGCTGATTTTTTCAAAAAATATCCATTAGTTGCTACAGGTACTACTGGAAAAAGGATTGCTGAGGCAACTGGATTAGAAATTCACAGATACCAATCTGGTCCAATTGGTGGGGATCAACAAATCGGAGCAGATATCGCTATGAATGAGATTGAAGCAGTATTTTTCTTTAGAGATCCACTTACTGCCCAACCTCATGAACCAGATATATCAGCTCTTATCAGACTTGCTGATGTTCATAAAATTCCTATTGCAACTAATCAATCTACTGCTGAATTATTGGTTTCAGCTTTAAAATTGAAGTAA